The following proteins are encoded in a genomic region of Pectinophora gossypiella chromosome 6, ilPecGoss1.1, whole genome shotgun sequence:
- the LOC126367517 gene encoding putative mediator of RNA polymerase II transcription subunit 26: protein METATTKSRTPSRCREWERNRRNKFNDAITRLGEVVKEINRASNASKDGDNVQYPKIEIVEKAIICLTSCVHEKTQLKAEILALQVKIDSENKQKENKKDASTQVFLNKSKKRQSDKYMKVLMLQKSKRKALKEKPVLTTNVTVKSKEDNSKPSVKVSTQNIPTKLPTLLPKSNLNDKKNPENTYVVLPAAPYIFPQRPLLLPAVPPAFLLLDSNLQTLNKSSFPIVNRNNSDVTKTTMVNILPISAYSRPLSATKSKKNNSKTKLDNTKKIRKTKQTAKPKKQPVANTDSSKTKAADEKDAENKEKDINNKNTPENTQIENSLISNHTIVNKSTPKETIPNKNMNAVVNKESQNTTNPKIINEVTFTDKTKEAVVIETPKVINTPKCSEIVIVEKVIVQKPSDVGQSTEEKNKANKITNEKDSIDKDKENKLPNILDTSLCESTVDGGNARLELAEEFLAASPTAAFLMSFPLVSGNRADSPAEEPPSTISANTKESNHRRNEVTTQTVPYYEKTNPNDVKDKPVSKSHNTSITLNKQSSQKYVDNNIGSKQNENKTTNAAVTSNVPNENPFLNLPMSSLLPTSCTLSDSTFGLDFDCNISKSLPTQSTSYASNSNFFYKSDPFSTVKSTIYSTSSISSGHEFNSFGLYPCAMEKYTSKNKTDYSNVEDNLMKIGSSRLTYDIDLGWSHKGFDFVNCTSAPNTFNKDNILTTTSGPYSTSYNPFNPDFHVPLVTANSNKKDSTTKPSSTFSETITSFYSQPTNLWSEDVPLYSNNNTSKTLPSRHQHYLHVDQTQSNLKLNTAKQFEPKPIPDAGLNNVIKQSHTGVSQQVPDKYTKKSPSKMHINWMTSEIRPMQTNCNPAHSELKEPHKPTNTNSASVYSQLDHNMSKKQDHTENNYFPISMHNFPPQTLQEELQQVWPSTRAAGTTEISIDPPPINLPTLVGDLALGPHDKKRTTEMSNRNGPPTDIQNCSNFFSVTQLMNRSSDNNMPSRYQGPHIESQKAISVKQNTSHSTNDTNRKVMPRAENQIPQPCYVFNDSKPINSFENMNQFSHSKLKTNKTDKSSKVQKNNYSAEALIRGGPCNQKLQDNNSTKFMLPSQKYNDFNAAQDTSVAQVSHFPPILDYSDNSYTGQHFSGTNLYNSTTNTISNSFYTNFIPGSSNLMSGNYSSGAFTGDFIDYNQSTECNYANHKYSELKMRNNPTMFQQEKVPSNYKSSRRESAAKHKLECSKKDSKKCQSKRAKLNNETEDWNDASHLLWQNKTPTKRHTNLMSEELPFPNYVGNQMTGQYQPDFFNSHIMTSNMQTVGHNVDRSLTSFPVTSRANFNLSTIFPEITMKVQ from the exons ATGGAAACAGCCACCACTAAGTCTCGTACGCCAAG TCGATGCCGGGAGTGGGAACGCAATCGGAGAAACAAATTCAACGATGCTATAACAAGGCTAGGCGAAGttgtaaaagaaataaacagAGCCAGTAATGCTTCTAAAGATGGAGATAATGTGCAGTACCCTAAGATCGAAATAGTCGAGAAGGCAATAATATGTCTCACAAGCTGTGTCCATGAAAAAACTCAATTGA AAGCAGAAATTCTTGCATTacaagtaaaaattgattcagaaaataaacaaaaggaaaataaaaaggatGCATCAACACAAGTTTTTCTTAATAAAAGCAAGAAACGGCAAA gTGATAAGTATATGAAAGTATTGATGCTACAGAAGTCGAAAAGAAAAGCTTTGAAGGAGAAACCTGTGTTGACCACAAATGTTACAGTAAAATCTAAAGAAGACAATAGTAAACCTTCTGTAAAAGTATCTACTCAAAACATACCAACTAAACTGCCTACATTATTGCCCAAGTCTAATctgaatgataaaaaaa aTCCTGAAAATACTTATGTAGTACTACCAGCCGCTCCATACATCTTCCCTCAAAGACCACTTCTATTACCGGCAGTGCCACCAGCATTTTTGTTACTAGACTCAAATCTACAAACACTAAATAAATCTTCATTCCCTATAGTTAACAGAAATAATAGTGATGTCACTAAAACTACAATGGTCAATATTCTCCCTATATCTGCATATTCCCGTCCACTGTCAGCTACAAAATCAAAGAAAAATAACTCTAAAACAAAACTTGATAATACAAAGAAAATCAGAAAGACTAAGCAAACAGCAAAGCCTAAAAAGCAACCAGTCGCCAATACTGATTCATCTAAGACGAAGGCGGCTGATGAAAAAGACgcagaaaataaagaaaaggatataaataataaaaacactccTGAAAATACGCAAATTGAAAATTCATTAATATCTAACCATACTATTGTTAACAAATCTACACCAAAAGAAACTAttccaaataaaaatatgaatgcTGTTGTAAATAAGGAAAGTCAAAATACTACAAATCCCAAGATAATCAATGAAGTTACTTTCACCGATAAAACAAAAGAAGCTGTAGTTATTGAAACACCAAAAGTTATAAATACTCCTAAATGTTCTGAAATTGTTATTGTTGAAAAAGTAATTGTTCAAAAACCCAGTGACGTTGGTCAGAGTACAGAAGAAAAGAATAAagctaataaaataactaatgaAAAAGATTCAATAGATAaggataaagaaaataaactgcCAAATATACTAGACACGTCACTATGTGAAAGCACTGTGGATGGAGGCAACGCCCGCCTTGAACTAGCAGAAGAATTTTTGGCAGCTTCCCCAACGGCAGCATTTCTTATGTCTTTCCCATTAGTCAGCGGCAACAGAGCTGATAGCCCCGCAGAGGAACCACCAAGTACTATATCAGCCAATACTAAAGAAAGCAATCACAGACGAAATGAAGTTACCACTCAGACCGTTCCTTATTACGAAAAAACGAATCCCAATGACGTTAAAGATAAACCTGTGAGTAAATCACACAATACATCTATCACCTTAAATAAACAGAGCTCACAAAAGTACGTTGATAATAATATAGGCAGTAaacaaaacgaaaacaaaacGACCAATGCAGCGGTGACGTCAAATGTGCCTAATGAAAATCCGTTTTTAAACCTTCCTATGTCATCACTTTTACCAACCAGTTGCACTCTCTCGGACTCTACTTTTGGTTTAGATTTCGATTGCAATATAAGCAAGTCACTGCCCACACAGTCTACAAGTTACGCAAGTAACAGTAACTTTTTCTACAAGAGCGATCCATTTAGCACAGTCAAAAGCACTATTTATAGTACAAGCAGCATTTCTTCAGGCCATGAATTTAATAGTTTTGGCCTATATCCCTGCGCAATGGAAAAATATACCTCGAAAAATAAAACAGACTATTCAAATGTCGAAGACAATCTAATGAAAATAGGGTCATCCCGATTAACTTACGATATTGATCTGGGTTGGTCGCACAAAGGCTTTGATTTTGTAAACTGCACCAGTGCTCCGAATACATTTAACAAAGACAATATCTTAACAACAACATCCGGACCCTATTCCACGTCCTACAATCCATTTAACCCAGACTTTCACGTTCCTTTGGTAACTGCGAACTCAAACAAAAAAGATTCTACGACGAAGCCTAGTTCCACTTTCTCTGAAACGATTACAAGCTTTTATTCACAACCAACGAATTTATGGTCGGAGGATGTGCCactttattcaaataataacACTTCTAAAACATTGCCTAGCAGACATCAACATTATTTACATGTAGATCAGACGCAatcaaatctaaaactaaacaCTGCAAAACAATTCGAGCCCAAACCAATACCTGATGCTGGATTAAACAACGTGATCAAACAATCGCATACTGGAGTTAGTCAACAAGTACCTGACAAATACACTAAGAAATCTCCAAGTAAGATGCACATTAACTGGATGACATCTGAGATAAGACCCATGCAGACAAATTGTAACCCGGCGCATTCAGAATTAAAAGAACCACATAAACCAACAAACACTAACAGTGCTTCAGTATATAGCCAATTAGATCACAACATGTCCAAAAAGCAAGATCAcactgaaaataattacttCCCCATTTCTATGCATAATTTCCCCCCACAAACATTGCAAGAAGAATTGCAGCAGGTGTGGCCATCAACGAGGGCAGCGGGCACAACAGAGATAAGCATTGACCCTCCCCCTATCAACTTACCAACACTTGTCGGTGACCTAGCACTTGGACCACACGACAAAAAGAGAACCactgaaatgtcaaatagaaacgGGCCACCGACAGATATACAAAATTGTAGTAATTTCTTCTCCGTGACACAGCTGATGAATCGGTCTTCAGACAATAACATGCCATCTCGTTATCAAGGCCCTCACATAGAAAGTCAAAAAGCCATTTCAGTGAAACAGAATACAAGTCACTCCACCAACGATACTAACCGCAAAGTTATGCCACGCGCCGAGAATCAAATACCACAGCCTTGTTACGTTTTCAATGATTCAAAGCCAATTAATTCATTCGAAAATATGAATCAGTTTTCTCATAGTAAATTGAAAACAAACAAGACTGACAAGAGTTCAAAGgtccaaaaaaataattactcagCTGAAGCTTTAATCCGCGGTGGCCCTTGTAATCAGAAACTTCAGGACAACAATAGCACAAAGTTCATGCTTCcgtcacaaaaatataatgacTTCAACGCCGCCCAGGATACCAGTGTAGCTCAAGTGTCTCATTTTCCTCCTATATTAGATTACTCGGACAATTCTTATACCGGACAACATTTTTCTGGGACAAACTTATATAATTCTACaacaaatacaatttcaaattcattttataCGAACTTTATACCTGGAAGCAGTAACTTGATGTCTGGAAACTATTCGAGTGGTGCGTTCACTGGCGATTTCATTGATTACAATCAGTCGACAGAATGTAATTACGCTAATCATAAATATAGCGAACTGAAGATGAGAAACAACCCAACAATGTTCCAACAAGAAAAAGTGCCTTCTAACTACAAAAGTTCACGGCGGGAGTCGGCTGCGAAACATAAGCTAGAATGTTCTAAAAAAGATTCGAAAAAATGTCAAAGTAAAAGAGCTAAATTAAACAACGAAACTGAAGACTGGAATGATGCGTCGCATTTGTTGTGGCAGAATAAGACACCAACAAAAAGACATACGAACTTGATGTCGGAAGAGTTGCCTTTCCCGAATTACGTGGGTAATCAGATGACGGGGCAGTACCAACCAGACTTCTTCAACAGCCACATCATGACTTCCAACATGCAGACTGTGGGCCATAACGTCGACCGGTCTCTTACGAGCTTTCCGGTCACATCGAGAGCCAATTTCAATCTCAGCACTATTTTTCCAGAAATTACTATG aaaGTGCAATGA
- the LOC126367561 gene encoding syntenin-1-like yields MSLYPSLEDMKVDHMVRAQMAQYQAPPPAYNMNPMAVATAPTPGYSLPAPTAPGSNAHMYPALGDYMGLELSQDVIALNMPEYQLQTVHSGGAVSNLIAPISSQSVSLAKATVTGAIRQVVLCKDKDGRCGLRLHSVNNGVFVCYVQAGSPAALVGLRFGDQILEINNVALAGMTMDQCHGLLKKAPTNGITMAVRDRPFERTITLHKDSLGHVGFQFKDGKIVGLVKDSSAARNGVLTDHQLLEINTINVVGMKDKDISKVIEGSPSVVNITIIPHYIYKHMISKMSTSLFKELDRTPAV; encoded by the exons ATGTCTTTGTACCCGTCTTTGGAGGATATGAAGGTGGATCATATGGTGCGGGCTCAGATGGCCCAATACCAGGCGCCTCCACCAGCCTATAATATGAACCCCATGGCTGTTGCTACGGCGCCAACGCCCGGATACTCTCTCCCTGCTCCTACTGCACCTGGCAGCAATGCTCATATGTACCCTGCTCTTGGTGACTATATGGGTTTGGAGCTCTCTCAAGATGTTATTGCTTTGAATATGCCCGAATACCAGCTACAGACA GTCCATTCTGGAGGTGCTGTATCTAATCTGATAGCCCCAATATCTTCACAATCAGTGTCATTAGCAAAGGCTACAGTCACAGGGGCTATAAGACAGGTTGTCTTGTGCAAAGATAAAGACGGAAGATGTGGATTGCGGCTTCACTCTGTGAATAATGGAGTGTTTGTATGCTACGTACAAGCAGGAAGCCCTGCAGCGTTAGTTGGCCTTAGATTCGGAGACCAGATATTGGAAATTAACAATGTTGCTCTTGCTGGGATGACCATGGACCAATGCCATGGTCTGCTGAAGAAAGCGCCTACTAATGGAATTACTATGGCTGTGAGAGACAG gcCTTTTGAGAGGACAATCACCCTGCACAAAGACTCGTTAGGCCACGTTGGTTTCCAGTTTAAGGACGGAAAGATTGTCGGGCTTGTTAAAGATTCGTCGGCTGCAAGGAACGGAGTGCTCACTGACCACCAGCTTCTAGAAATTAACACTATTAATGTTGTCGGAATGAAAGATAAGGACATATCAAAGGTTATAGAAGGGAGCCCGTCAGTTGTAAACATCACAATTATTCCGCATTACATCTACAAGCACATGATAagcaa GATGTCAACATCGCTGTTTAAAGAACTGGACCGTACACCAGCTGTGTAA